The following coding sequences lie in one Anaerolineae bacterium genomic window:
- a CDS encoding ABC transporter permease, translating to MFYRILTLVHKELIHFRRDRLLTPFIIFGPIFQLFMLASATGSEMRNLPVGILDLDHSAMSRAVVQAFSNASQLRVRADLQSIEQAIYLMDDNQLDMVVVIPQGFAGDVLSLHRRPALQ from the coding sequence ATGTTCTACCGCATCCTGACCCTGGTACATAAAGAGCTGATCCACTTCCGGCGCGACCGCCTGCTGACGCCGTTCATTATCTTTGGCCCGATCTTCCAGTTGTTCATGCTGGCATCCGCCACCGGCTCCGAAATGCGCAACCTGCCCGTCGGCATCCTGGACCTCGACCACAGCGCCATGAGCCGCGCCGTCGTGCAGGCCTTCTCCAACGCCTCCCAGCTTCGCGTGCGGGCGGACCTGCAGTCCATCGAGCAGGCGATCTACTTGATGGACGATAATCAGCTCGACATGGTGGTGGTCATTCCACAGGGATTCGCCGGCGACGTCCTCTCCCTGCACCGCCGGCCAGCGCTCCAG
- a CDS encoding ABC transporter permease — translation MSWRITWAILRKELLHIWRDGQTWVLVVFTPAILLVMFAYLFAFDVERFDLYLWDQDNSPASRQYVRALTSDGVIHLQRTLQNWDEIHTVLVRERPDAVLIIPPRFGDLLQSGQTPAVQVLVDGSDPTTAGQVLADISARTAAYSQQIALRMMDSPSIAGGLFEVRDIAWYNRTLKSLFSMVPGLLAVVLIMPAFSAAQALAKEKELGTLETLLSTPVRRAELIIGKGLPYLLTGLIGVLLTAAVAVLWFRVPFRGNFALFLLLGLDFLFASNFLGLMLANFTESQQAVMIAMFIIFFLPSFFLSGLIHPVETAGLGARIESAVLPATYFVAISRGIFLKGIGMEHLWKYALGLLALGAGALALAILSFKNRLA, via the coding sequence ATGTCCTGGCGCATCACATGGGCGATCCTGCGTAAGGAACTACTGCACATTTGGAGAGATGGACAGACCTGGGTGCTGGTGGTGTTCACGCCGGCCATCCTCCTGGTCATGTTCGCCTACCTTTTCGCCTTCGATGTGGAGCGCTTCGACCTCTATCTGTGGGACCAGGATAACTCGCCGGCCTCCCGCCAGTATGTCCGCGCCCTGACATCCGACGGCGTCATTCACCTGCAACGGACCCTGCAGAACTGGGACGAGATCCATACCGTCCTGGTACGCGAGCGCCCGGATGCCGTGCTGATCATCCCGCCGCGCTTTGGCGACCTGCTCCAGAGCGGTCAGACGCCGGCCGTCCAGGTGCTGGTGGACGGCAGTGACCCCACCACCGCCGGCCAGGTGCTGGCGGACATCTCCGCCCGTACCGCCGCCTATTCTCAGCAAATTGCCCTGCGGATGATGGACAGTCCTTCCATCGCCGGCGGCCTGTTCGAAGTTCGCGACATCGCCTGGTACAACCGCACCCTCAAATCGCTCTTCAGCATGGTGCCCGGGCTGTTGGCGGTGGTGCTGATCATGCCGGCCTTCAGCGCCGCCCAGGCCCTGGCCAAGGAAAAGGAATTGGGCACCCTCGAGACGCTCCTTTCCACCCCGGTGCGCCGCGCCGAGCTGATCATCGGCAAGGGCTTGCCCTATCTCCTCACCGGCCTGATCGGGGTCCTGCTGACAGCCGCGGTGGCGGTGCTGTGGTTCCGCGTGCCCTTCCGCGGTAACTTCGCCCTGTTCCTCCTGCTCGGCCTGGACTTCCTCTTCGCCAGCAACTTCCTGGGCCTCATGCTGGCCAATTTCACCGAGAGCCAGCAGGCCGTCATGATCGCCATGTTCATTATATTTTTCCTGCCGAGCTTTTTCCTGTCGGGCCTGATCCATCCGGTGGAGACCGCCGGCCTGGGCGCCCGCATCGAGAGTGCCGTCCTGCCGGCAACCTATTTCGTCGCTATCTCGCGCGGCATCTTCCTGAAGGGCATCGGGATGGAACATCTGTGGAAATATGCCCTGGGCCTGCTGGCGCTGGGCGCCGGCGCACTGGCCCTGGCCATCCTGAGCTTCAAGAATCGGCTGGCCTGA